The region CAATTGGGGTATAATACTTATGTCAAGCAAAAAGCAGAAACTTATAACCTCTTAATATCATATTAAATATAAATTCAATCCAAATTCTTAACGTACCTCACCTGTAGTATTTAAGGATAATATTTCGGTGTCTCTCTCTTTTTTGCGAACTCTCTATCTGATCGTTACGTTTATCCGACATGCCGCAAGGCGTAGGCTGTCAATCATTCCTTATCCAGATTAAAGGTTCAAAGAGAGGCCCTGATTGTCCCTCCCGAGGTCATTCGCCTCAACGCCCATTAACGGGCTCTCTCACCGAAAATTGAATATGTTTATAATATCACCTAATCAGTAACCAAGAAGTCAGCATTAAATGGCTCTTCCTTCTTCATTAATGTCCAGGCTATGACAAGCATTTTAGTTGCTATTTTTACTCTCATTTTGGTCTTAATGCCTCGCTCCCGTTCCCGGCCTTTTAATACCCGGTTAAATAGACGTCTGAACTGATGATTATGATAGGTGCCAACCATGGATGCCTGATATAAACCATATCTTAACTCCGAATCCCCCTTTTTTGATATCACCGCAACCGCACTGCTGCTTGTTTTACCGCTGCGACTGGCATTAAGATCATACCCGGCTAAACGAATCACCTGTTTATAGCTGTTAAATCGGAAAGGATTACCGATCACGGCGATGACAAGGGCCGCAATAAACGGTCCAAAACCGGGGATGGTCTGCAGTATTGTATATGATTTGTGTTTCCTGGCAACTGTTTCTATCTTTTGCATGGTAGCTTTGATTCTTTCTCTTATCCGCTTTAAGCGATCCGCAAGCATCTTTGCTTCAAATTCCACGGAAATATCAACCGGCATCCCGATAGAATCTGCAGCTGCATCATATATTTTCCTTAAACGATCCAATTGCCTTTTTCCTCGATCCGTTGTGGTCACTCGTTTCACAAAATCCATAAAATCCATTTTAGAAATCTTTTTCGGATCAATGCACCATTTGACTATGGCCAGGTTTTCTTTAATACTTTTTCCCCAGTATCGATCCATTTCAGGAAAATATCTTACCAGTAAGCCGTTCCTGATCCTCATCTTTAAGCGGTGCTCTTCTTTCTTTAAGCGCTTTCTTAAAGAAAGCAGGTTACGCAATTCGATGATGGATTCTTCCGGGTTTTCATAAAACAAACATTTCCCCTGTGAAATCAAATCTGCAATATTTGCACTGTCTTTATCATCGTTTTTGTCCCACCGGCCATCCAATAGCTCCCGGTTGTCCTTTACAGCTTTCCCCGACACGAGTACCGGAAAATGCTCATTATTAATCAACCACGCAGCTAAAGGTTTATGATAATTGCCTGTGGGCTCCATCCCGAATACGGTTTTAGTAAGGCTGTATTGAATCTGAAGTTCTTTGACCTGATCGATCAGTTTTTTAAAGCCATCAATGTTATTATTAAAGATTAATCGTTTTAAAAGTGTTTTTCCTCTGGCTGTTCCAAAGAATGCGTGGTGATTATCTTTTCCAATATCGATCCCGATAATAAGATGTTTTTTAGATGCACGGATTTCTGACTTCAATTGACAGAATTTTTTGTACCTGATAACATCACTTTTCATAATAACCTCCTTTTGGTGTTTAATGTTTAATAATTTGCAGATTATTATATTTATGCTATCAGGAGGTTATTTTATTGCAAGGCGATAATAAAAAAATATTTCACTACTATAGGGAAGTATTTTTTACTTCTTCTTTAATATATAACGCTCATCAGTTTATAAGTTGGCAGGAGCCTTGGAAAGTATCCCAAGGATGGGCGTGATAAACTAAAGTACTATTTACAATACGGTAAGAATCAAATGCTGAGATACCTATGGGTGTTATAAAAATTAAAAAGAAATATTTATTAGATATATACCCCTCTATCATGGGAAAATTTTTCGTCTATTAACACCATAAGTGGCTCAAGTTTTTGACCGATTTTTAATGACTGGTTGAAGAAAAATGAAACTCTTTCTGAAAATACTAAAAATTGTGGGCGTCTTTATTGTAGCTGTTATAGTAATTGTGAGCACAGCATTATACTTTTCTGGTCCGCAATTGCCCGACAGTATTGATGAGACAATTGACGGTGTTCTGCAATCCGATTTACCTGAGTTTCTAAAAGGTAACACGGGATACGTCTACCCAGAAAACAAAGCAGTCTGGTATGAATCGATTGGTCAAAACAGCTCGAACAAGGGAGTTGTTTTGCTTTTCATGGGAATCGCGAACGATGCCTTTGGTTGGCCTCAGGGGTTTATTGATTTACTGGTCGAGTCTGGATACCAAGTCATCCGATATGACTACAGGGGAACTGGAATGTCCGATTG is a window of Thermodesulfobacteriota bacterium DNA encoding:
- a CDS encoding IS110 family transposase encodes the protein MKSDVIRYKKFCQLKSEIRASKKHLIIGIDIGKDNHHAFFGTARGKTLLKRLIFNNNIDGFKKLIDQVKELQIQYSLTKTVFGMEPTGNYHKPLAAWLINNEHFPVLVSGKAVKDNRELLDGRWDKNDDKDSANIADLISQGKCLFYENPEESIIELRNLLSLRKRLKKEEHRLKMRIRNGLLVRYFPEMDRYWGKSIKENLAIVKWCIDPKKISKMDFMDFVKRVTTTDRGKRQLDRLRKIYDAAADSIGMPVDISVEFEAKMLADRLKRIRERIKATMQKIETVARKHKSYTILQTIPGFGPFIAALVIAVIGNPFRFNSYKQVIRLAGYDLNASRSGKTSSSAVAVISKKGDSELRYGLYQASMVGTYHNHQFRRLFNRVLKGRERERGIKTKMRVKIATKMLVIAWTLMKKEEPFNADFLVTD